A window from Salvia miltiorrhiza cultivar Shanhuang (shh) chromosome 2, IMPLAD_Smil_shh, whole genome shotgun sequence encodes these proteins:
- the LOC131011946 gene encoding protein WHAT'S THIS FACTOR 9, mitochondrial-like, protein MRPVLLEKVLFTYNKNRVSSFTCAPSPPYSYIQAQTYVQAYMKWKKDPYFDSIDSIHKSLELKPIIAVKNFFITTSSSPHDKYSIPISAVSKKGSEFDISIKVIRFLRNYPSFFEEFKGPCYNLPWFRLTDTAIELDKEERLVYEEFRDDILGRLKKFIMMSGSAQMLPLKVIKGLRWYLGLPNEFFRDPTEYIGGDGHFRIVDIEDGLKGLAVIESDKILSVMQQNAMRKGIYNGGADEAIAFPLFPSKGLRLKQKIKDWSDEFQKLPYVSPYDDYSYLNPDSDISEKRVVGVIHELLCLFVEHAAERKSLFCLRKYLGLPQKVHKAFERHPHIFYLSLKNKTCTAILKEAYRGEKAIDPHPLAKVRRSYIAMMKESTEIMRNKRLKNTKASDQQSVLSEDGRSHPTEA, encoded by the coding sequence ATGAGGCCAGTCCTTCTCGAGAAAGTCCTCTTCACCTATAATAAGAACCGTGTCTCCTCCTTTACTTGTGCTCCTTCACCTCCCTACTCCTACATTCAAGCACAAACTTATGTGCAGGCATATATGAAATGGAAAAAGGACCCCTACTTTGACTCGATTGATTCGATTCACAAGTCCCTTGAACTGAAGCCCATAATCGCTGTGAAAAATTTCTTTATCACAACATCTTCCTCGCCACATGACAAATATTCCATTCCCATCTCAGCTGTCTCCAAAAAAGGCTCAGAATTTGATATAAGTATCAAAGTTATAAGGTTCTTGAGGAACTATCCTTCTTTCTTTGAGGAGTTTAAAGGTCCTTGTTATAATTTACCTTGGTTTAGACTGACTGATACAGCCATTGAGCTTGATAAAGAGGAAAGATTAGTATATGAAGAATTTAGAGATGATATTTTGGGGAGATTGAAGAAGTTTATAATGATGAGCGGCAGTGCACAGATGCTTCCTTTAAAGGTCATTAAGGGCTTGCGGTGGTATCTAGGTTTGCCTAATGAGTTTTTCAGGGATCCTACTGAGTATATCGGAGGTGATGGCCATTTTAGGATTGTGGACATAGAAGATGGATTAAAGGGGTTGGCTGTAATCGAAAGTGATAAAATCTTGTCAGTGATGCAACAGAATGCAATGAGGAAGGGAATATACAATGGGGGTGCTGATGAGGCAATTGCATTTCCATTGTTCCCGTCTAAGGGGCTGCGGTTAAAGCAGAAGATAAAAGATTGGTCGGATGAATTTCAAAAACTGCCGTACGTGTCTCCATATGATGACTACTCATATTTGAATCCGGACAGCGACATATCAGAGAAACGGGTGGTGGGAGTGATACATGAGTTGTTGTGTTTGTTTGTGGAACATGCTGCTGAAAGAAAGTCGCTTTTTTGTTTGAGGAAATACTTAGGGTTGCCTCAGAAGGTTCACAAGGCCTTTGAGAGGCATCCGCATATCTTTTATTTGTCGCTCAAGAATAAAACCTGCACAGCTATTCTGAAAGAAGCTTATCGCGGCGAGAAGGCTATTGATCCGCATCCACTTGCTAAAGTGAGGAGAAGTTATATTGCTATGATGAAGGAATCAACAGAAATTATGCGGAACAAGAGGCTCAAGAATACCAAGGCTTCTGATCAACAAAGTGTTCTCTCCGAAGATGGAAGATCTCATCCTACAGAAGCGTGA